One window of Cohnella hashimotonis genomic DNA carries:
- a CDS encoding GntR family transcriptional regulator, translating into MRQYPAAWLKGQSRGEAIAGELRLRIVEGTLKLGDVLSENKIAADFGTSRSPVREALKALSNEGLIRLERMGAVVQGLSAHDIAELYDVRYLIESFAQQRLASSCTPDLIASLRHRIDRMRIAAKYADIAEFAWLDFQFHDGLIAAAGHARIARLWDSIRHVVLTVMLLTTEEIFGDGADRLERVVAKHEAIADALESGEEVRIAGVVRDYFADSSKTLRSTWS; encoded by the coding sequence ATGCGACAATATCCTGCCGCCTGGCTGAAGGGACAGTCTCGAGGAGAAGCGATCGCAGGCGAGCTGCGGCTGCGAATCGTGGAAGGTACCTTAAAGCTGGGCGACGTCCTTTCGGAAAATAAAATCGCTGCGGACTTCGGCACGAGCCGGTCTCCTGTCAGAGAAGCGCTGAAAGCGCTATCCAACGAAGGCTTGATCCGTCTCGAGCGGATGGGGGCGGTCGTGCAGGGGCTCTCCGCCCACGATATCGCCGAGCTGTACGACGTTCGTTACCTGATCGAGAGCTTTGCGCAGCAGCGCCTCGCTTCGTCCTGCACGCCCGATTTGATCGCGAGTCTTCGTCACCGCATCGACCGCATGCGGATCGCAGCCAAGTATGCCGATATCGCCGAGTTCGCCTGGCTTGATTTCCAATTCCACGACGGGCTGATCGCTGCGGCGGGACACGCGCGGATCGCGCGTTTGTGGGACAGCATCCGCCATGTTGTGCTTACCGTCATGCTGCTCACGACGGAGGAGATTTTCGGAGACGGTGCGGACCGTCTCGAACGCGTCGTCGCCAAGCATGAAGCGATTGCGGACGCCCTGGAATCGGGTGAGGAAGTCCGTATTGCAGGCGTCGTGCGGGACTATTTCGCCGACTCGAGCAAGACGCTTCGCAGCACTTGGTCCTAA
- a CDS encoding gluconate:H+ symporter has protein sequence MDHLFGMGHNATLLVWALISIVFLVVMIAKFKWNPFVTLLLSALLLGFLAGMDSQELIKSATGGLGGTLGTIAIVIGLGTMLGKMMAESGGAERIATTMIDRFGEKRVHWAMMIVGFIVGIPVFFEVGVILLIPIVFIVARKVKMPLLQIGIPVLAGLSTVHGLVPPHPAPMIAIDAFQADLGKTILFSLIVGLPTAIIAGPLFGKWIGRRIAVSPPENLAKQFSSRETGDLPGFGITLFTILLPVILMLAGSIASIADPHASSPVTRFCAFIGHEVVALLIAVVFSFFTLGFARGFTKNDISRFTHECLAPTASIILIIGGGGAFKQVLINSGVGDAIAAIATQANVNVLLFAWLVAALIRVATGSATVAMTTAAGIVAPVLALNPGSSVELAVLATGAGSLVLSHVNDAGFWMVKEFFNMTVPQTLKSWTVMETLLSVFALAVIMLVSVFV, from the coding sequence TTGGACCATTTGTTCGGTATGGGGCATAACGCAACCTTGCTCGTCTGGGCGCTGATCTCGATTGTGTTTTTGGTCGTGATGATCGCCAAATTTAAATGGAATCCGTTCGTCACGCTCCTGCTTTCCGCGCTGCTTCTCGGCTTTTTGGCCGGCATGGACAGCCAGGAGCTGATCAAGTCGGCGACCGGCGGACTTGGGGGGACGCTGGGAACGATCGCCATCGTCATCGGGCTTGGCACGATGCTGGGCAAAATGATGGCCGAGTCGGGCGGGGCTGAACGCATCGCGACGACGATGATCGACCGATTCGGCGAAAAGCGGGTCCATTGGGCGATGATGATCGTCGGTTTTATCGTCGGCATTCCCGTTTTTTTCGAGGTCGGCGTCATCTTGCTTATTCCGATCGTGTTCATCGTCGCGCGAAAGGTCAAGATGCCGCTCCTGCAGATCGGGATTCCCGTGCTGGCCGGCTTGTCCACGGTGCATGGACTCGTGCCGCCGCATCCGGCGCCGATGATCGCGATCGACGCATTCCAAGCGGACCTGGGCAAGACGATTCTTTTTTCGCTCATCGTCGGTCTGCCGACGGCGATCATCGCGGGGCCGCTGTTCGGAAAATGGATCGGCAGGCGTATTGCCGTCTCGCCGCCCGAAAATCTGGCCAAGCAGTTCAGCTCGCGGGAGACGGGCGACCTGCCTGGATTCGGCATTACATTGTTTACCATTCTGCTGCCTGTTATTCTAATGCTGGCGGGATCGATCGCGAGTATCGCCGATCCGCATGCGTCCAGCCCCGTGACCCGCTTTTGCGCGTTTATCGGGCACGAGGTCGTCGCGCTGCTGATCGCAGTCGTCTTCTCGTTTTTCACGCTCGGCTTCGCCAGAGGCTTCACTAAAAACGACATTTCCCGGTTCACGCACGAATGTCTGGCGCCTACCGCCTCGATCATTCTGATCATCGGCGGCGGCGGCGCCTTCAAGCAGGTGCTCATCAATAGCGGCGTAGGCGACGCGATTGCGGCCATCGCCACGCAGGCAAACGTGAACGTCCTGCTGTTCGCCTGGCTGGTCGCGGCTCTGATCCGCGTGGCGACCGGCTCCGCAACCGTCGCCATGACGACGGCGGCCGGCATCGTCGCGCCGGTCCTGGCGCTCAATCCGGGCTCCAGCGTCGAGTTGGCCGTGCTCGCCACGGGAGCGGGCTCGCTCGTGCTGTCCCATGTCAACGACGCGGGATTTTGGATGGTCAAGGAATTTTTCAACATGACGGTTCCGCAGACGCTGAAGTCGTGGACCGTGATGGAGACGCTGCTGTCCGTCTTCGCGCTTGCGGTCATCATGCTGGTCAGCGTCTTTGTCTAG
- a CDS encoding AraC family transcriptional regulator: MDFTRFPLQRALPAKDWSPTVHYAQYQKLPPGKLPERYIYDFELICVCKGKLATEMRGTRYTIGEGEAVVLPSGVPHRNAIVSANGATLLGIHFDFDGLLRIVTESDMVSFDLDAEPDLDKFAEEPIAPDLDALSSRAVYACGPECFQLMDRLVGEFTMRRSGYELACKSLMLGILAMLLRSGNEGTDGSDSVHRERIRKMVEAMEREPGSSWSAERVARELKVSEDYASKLFKQIAGMPPGRMIQSIRLREARRLLRETDWSVETVGARIGYPDLHYFSRVFTAGEGISPREYRKLSRVL; encoded by the coding sequence ATGGATTTTACGCGTTTTCCGCTGCAACGGGCACTGCCGGCGAAGGACTGGTCGCCGACCGTCCACTATGCGCAGTACCAGAAGCTCCCGCCTGGCAAGCTGCCGGAAAGGTATATTTACGATTTTGAGCTGATCTGCGTGTGCAAGGGGAAGCTGGCGACCGAAATGCGCGGCACCCGCTATACGATCGGAGAAGGCGAGGCTGTCGTTCTCCCGTCCGGCGTACCCCACCGCAATGCGATCGTGTCCGCGAACGGCGCGACGCTGCTTGGCATCCACTTCGATTTTGACGGATTGCTTCGGATCGTAACGGAGAGCGACATGGTGTCGTTCGATCTGGACGCCGAGCCGGACTTGGATAAATTCGCGGAAGAGCCGATCGCACCCGATCTCGATGCGTTATCTTCGCGCGCCGTTTATGCGTGCGGGCCCGAATGCTTTCAACTGATGGATCGGCTCGTCGGGGAGTTCACGATGCGTCGAAGCGGTTACGAGCTCGCGTGCAAGTCACTGATGCTGGGCATACTCGCGATGCTGCTGCGGTCCGGGAACGAAGGAACCGACGGGAGCGATTCCGTGCACCGCGAGCGAATTCGCAAAATGGTCGAAGCGATGGAAAGAGAGCCCGGCTCGTCATGGAGCGCCGAGCGCGTCGCGCGAGAGCTGAAGGTCAGCGAGGATTATGCGTCCAAGCTGTTCAAGCAGATCGCCGGCATGCCCCCAGGGCGCATGATCCAGTCGATCCGACTTCGCGAAGCCCGCAGATTGTTAAGGGAGACGGACTGGTCGGTCGAGACCGTCGGGGCAAGGATCGGCTATCCGGACCTGCACTACTTCAGCCGCGTTTTCACGGCTGGCGAAGGCATCTCTCCGCGAGAATACCGCAAGTTGTCGAGAGTGCTGTAA